A genomic region of Leptolyngbya sp. NIES-2104 contains the following coding sequences:
- the rimI gene encoding ribosomal protein S18-alanine N-acetyltransferase has translation MTPLTLKTIDKTLLPQVLELDRICFDGLWTLDGYQREVDSPNSELIAIMQDDRLIGYGCFWAIVDEAHITIIGIHSDYQRQGLGKLILTALLDRACQRQMKHATLEVRISNQSAISLYEKFQFKVAGARKKYYADTGEDALIFWRGGLQTAEFQNTLKEKWLEICDRLGQQQRTLHDPASLLSLEKISLTNR, from the coding sequence GTGACCCCTCTAACCCTCAAAACGATCGATAAAACCCTCCTCCCCCAAGTCCTCGAACTCGATCGCATTTGTTTCGACGGACTCTGGACACTCGACGGCTACCAGCGCGAGGTAGACAGCCCCAACAGCGAACTGATCGCCATCATGCAAGACGATCGCTTAATCGGATACGGCTGTTTCTGGGCGATCGTCGATGAAGCGCACATTACCATCATTGGAATCCACTCCGACTATCAGCGGCAAGGATTGGGAAAATTGATATTAACCGCGTTGCTTGATCGCGCCTGTCAACGGCAGATGAAGCACGCTACATTAGAAGTCAGAATTTCTAATCAATCTGCAATTTCTTTATACGAGAAATTCCAGTTTAAAGTTGCGGGAGCGCGTAAGAAATACTACGCTGATACGGGCGAAGATGCGCTCATCTTTTGGCGCGGCGGACTTCAGACGGCTGAATTTCAAAATACCTTGAAAGAAAAGTGGTTAGAAATCTGCGATCGTCTCGGTCAGCAACAACGGACACTTCACGATCCCGCATCCCTGTTGAGCCTCGAAAAAATCAGCTTGACTAATCGATGA
- the cdaA gene encoding diadenylate cyclase CdaA, whose protein sequence is MEIQLQFSALSLNQATIPPLLLLPNALNAVLTFVLQNLRFLLDVGLVLALTYVMLVIIGRERRTLWMVRGFIILMLAAAISRRMDLALLSFVLNNLVVGAAVAMAFILQSEFRRFLEQLGRGEISQLFQPSNRSLPGSDSVIDEIVEAVKGLSQNRTGALMIIETGIAIDDRDFSVPGVKLNAELSKELLQTIFQTTTLLHDGAVLIRGSRIIAAGVILPLSEKTASRQLGTRHRAAMGITEKLENCICVVVSEETGSISLAERGILNRPLTSSKLKELLEERFSQSGDREPVSRDLKSLGRQFRTKAVFLFSRLFNEGSLKDRRIQNERKRGDS, encoded by the coding sequence ATGGAAATTCAGTTGCAATTCTCTGCTCTTAGCTTGAATCAAGCGACAATCCCACCCTTGCTTCTCCTTCCGAATGCTCTAAACGCTGTGCTGACTTTTGTTCTGCAAAATCTGCGGTTTCTGCTCGATGTGGGGCTAGTTTTAGCGCTCACCTACGTCATGCTGGTGATCATCGGACGAGAACGCCGAACCCTCTGGATGGTACGCGGCTTCATTATCTTGATGCTGGCGGCGGCGATTAGTCGGCGGATGGATCTCGCATTACTCAGTTTTGTGCTGAACAATCTCGTTGTTGGGGCGGCGGTCGCGATGGCGTTTATTCTCCAGTCCGAATTCCGCCGATTTCTAGAACAGCTTGGACGCGGGGAAATTAGCCAACTGTTTCAGCCCTCGAATCGGAGCTTGCCAGGTTCGGACAGCGTGATCGATGAGATTGTCGAAGCGGTGAAAGGGCTGTCACAGAATCGGACAGGGGCACTGATGATTATTGAAACGGGAATTGCGATCGACGATCGAGATTTTTCCGTTCCCGGTGTCAAGCTCAATGCAGAATTATCTAAAGAACTTTTACAAACCATTTTCCAAACCACGACGCTCCTACACGATGGCGCAGTTTTGATCCGTGGATCGCGCATTATTGCCGCAGGTGTGATTCTGCCTTTATCTGAAAAAACCGCTTCACGCCAATTGGGAACCCGCCACAGAGCCGCAATGGGAATTACCGAAAAACTCGAAAATTGTATTTGTGTCGTTGTATCTGAAGAAACAGGGTCGATTTCACTCGCGGAACGAGGAATATTAAATCGACCCTTAACGAGCAGTAAACTAAAGGAGCTTTTGGAAGAACGGTTTTCACAGTCGGGCGATCGCGAACCCGTCTCACGCGATCTGAAATCTCTCGGTCGTCAATTCCGGACAAAGGCAGTATTCTTATTCTCGCGTTTATTTAATGAAGGTAGTTTAAAAGATCGCCGAATTCAAAATGAACGTAAGCGCGGCGACTCCTAA
- the lysA gene encoding diaminopimelate decarboxylase, which yields MVSTPLAATSSGRQYLPQSGVNRSPNQFLMPLTAKVNDRDNLEIGGCDVTELVKQFGSPLYIVDEAGLRTACQQYRDAFRRYYPAEAQVLYASKAWNCLAICSIVSHEGLGIDVATGGELYTALQVGADPAKIYLHGNNKSIAELELAAKSGCTIVVDNQLELQRLTQIESDRPIRIMLRITPGLDCHTHEYIRTGHLDSKFGFDPNQVEDIFQFISQNPSVSLVGLHAHIGSQIFELQAHRDLPGVMLQWVKKAAQYGLNVSEINIGGGLGICYNESDDPPSIDEWVRIVAESMIKACEAEKMPLPKLLCEPGRSLIGSSCITAYTVGGRKTVPGIRTYISVDGGMSDNPRPITYQSVCRAVIANRMSDEAKETVTIAGKHCESGDVLIKDLPLPETEPGDILVVMATGAYNYSMASNYNRLTKPAAVLVHEGEANLILERETYEDLIRHDRVPDRLK from the coding sequence ATGGTATCGACCCCTCTCGCGGCGACTTCTTCGGGTCGCCAGTATCTTCCACAATCGGGAGTTAATCGCTCTCCGAATCAATTTCTGATGCCGCTCACGGCGAAAGTCAACGATCGAGATAATCTCGAAATCGGTGGCTGTGATGTGACCGAATTGGTAAAACAGTTCGGTTCGCCGCTTTATATTGTGGATGAGGCAGGACTGAGAACCGCTTGCCAACAGTATCGCGATGCGTTTCGACGGTACTATCCGGCAGAGGCTCAAGTCCTCTACGCCTCGAAAGCTTGGAACTGTTTGGCGATTTGCTCGATCGTGTCTCATGAAGGATTGGGCATTGATGTGGCAACCGGAGGCGAACTTTATACGGCGCTTCAGGTGGGAGCCGATCCAGCGAAGATTTATCTGCATGGAAATAACAAGTCGATCGCTGAATTGGAACTCGCAGCGAAATCGGGTTGTACGATCGTGGTCGATAACCAGCTTGAACTTCAACGATTGACGCAGATTGAAAGCGACAGACCGATCCGAATCATGCTGAGAATCACACCCGGATTGGATTGTCATACACATGAATACATTCGGACTGGGCATTTAGACAGCAAATTTGGATTTGATCCAAATCAAGTCGAAGACATTTTCCAATTTATCAGCCAAAATCCGAGCGTTTCACTCGTTGGACTTCATGCCCACATTGGATCGCAGATTTTTGAACTGCAAGCACACCGAGATTTACCGGGTGTCATGCTGCAATGGGTGAAGAAAGCCGCTCAATACGGTTTGAATGTTTCAGAAATTAATATCGGGGGCGGTTTGGGAATTTGCTACAACGAGAGCGATGATCCGCCTAGCATTGATGAATGGGTGAGAATTGTTGCGGAATCGATGATCAAAGCTTGTGAAGCGGAAAAGATGCCGTTGCCGAAATTGCTTTGTGAGCCGGGTCGATCGCTGATCGGTTCTTCTTGTATCACGGCTTACACCGTCGGTGGACGCAAAACCGTTCCGGGAATTCGCACTTATATTAGTGTAGATGGCGGCATGTCGGATAATCCGCGACCGATTACCTATCAGTCGGTTTGTCGGGCGGTGATTGCCAATCGGATGTCGGATGAAGCGAAAGAAACAGTGACGATCGCTGGAAAACACTGCGAATCGGGAGACGTTTTGATCAAAGATCTGCCACTTCCTGAGACGGAACCTGGAGATATTCTCGTCGTGATGGCAACGGGAGCCTACAATTACAGCATGGCATCGAATTACAACCGTCTGACTAAACCCGCAGCGGTACTCGTTCACGAAGGAGAAGCGAACCTGATCCTGGAACGGGAGACATATGAAGATTTGATTCGACACGATCGAGTCCCGGACAGACTGAAATAA
- a CDS encoding DUF5615 family PIN-like protein produces MTIWIDAHLSPAIAAWITNTFGITAFALRDVGLRDSEDSEIFEAAKAQSVTLMTKDSDFADLVDRLGSPPQVIWLTCGNTSNARLREILTAALPQALELLRSSEALVEIRGE; encoded by the coding sequence ATGACGATCTGGATCGATGCCCACTTGTCGCCAGCGATCGCCGCTTGGATCACAAATACGTTTGGCATTACAGCATTCGCCCTACGAGATGTTGGTTTGAGAGATTCTGAAGATTCTGAGATCTTCGAGGCGGCGAAAGCACAATCCGTTACTTTGATGACGAAAGACAGTGATTTCGCTGATTTAGTAGACAGGCTAGGTTCACCGCCGCAGGTGATTTGGCTGACTTGTGGAAATACTTCCAATGCTCGATTGCGGGAGATCTTAACTGCTGCTTTACCGCAAGCACTGGAACTTTTGCGATCGAGCGAGGCGTTAGTCGAAATTCGCGGCGAGTAG
- a CDS encoding Crp/Fnr family transcriptional regulator yields MIQSFATPLIELPDSRQLLEQLYRERTLQPFRSGQTISLRPNELWVVCRGVVVLNTLHPTGDEALLGVATPSMPFGLPLTWITPYNAIALTDVDLLPLTVAEVERSPALCQGLFRHLSRRLQQAEAFLALSGCRRVEERLKQLLILLQHEVGQPAPRGTRLQIRLTHQQLANAIGTTRVTVTRLIGQLKQEGWLAIDAKRHIILH; encoded by the coding sequence ATGATCCAATCGTTCGCAACACCGTTGATTGAACTGCCTGATTCAAGACAGTTACTGGAACAACTTTATCGAGAGCGTACATTACAACCCTTTCGCAGTGGTCAAACAATTTCGCTACGCCCCAATGAGTTATGGGTCGTTTGTCGAGGCGTAGTGGTGCTCAACACCTTGCACCCGACCGGAGATGAAGCGCTACTGGGCGTTGCAACCCCGTCAATGCCGTTTGGATTGCCGCTGACGTGGATTACACCGTATAACGCGATCGCGTTAACCGATGTGGATTTGTTGCCTTTGACGGTGGCGGAAGTCGAAAGATCTCCCGCCCTCTGTCAAGGGCTATTTCGTCATTTGAGCCGTCGATTACAGCAAGCAGAAGCATTTCTCGCTTTGTCTGGTTGTCGCCGGGTCGAAGAAAGGCTGAAGCAGTTATTAATTCTGCTTCAGCATGAAGTCGGGCAACCGGCTCCGCGTGGAACACGGCTGCAAATTCGACTGACGCATCAGCAATTAGCGAATGCGATCGGAACAACACGAGTCACCGTGACTCGATTGATCGGGCAGTTGAAACAAGAGGGTTGGCTAGCGATCGATGCCAAGCGTCATATCATTCTGCACTAA
- a CDS encoding DUF3143 domain-containing protein, with protein sequence MTLPPGETPLYNHPLPAIEAWLSEQGCEQDSEDLHCWTIQRSKWQAELMLDVDQLSVRYLNVEGRDIQRSFKYSLSRQDIEDAVFSGP encoded by the coding sequence ATGACGCTACCTCCCGGTGAAACGCCCCTGTACAATCATCCATTGCCTGCGATCGAAGCGTGGCTATCTGAGCAAGGCTGTGAACAAGATTCAGAAGATTTGCACTGCTGGACAATTCAGCGTTCCAAATGGCAAGCCGAATTGATGCTGGATGTCGATCAGTTGAGTGTGCGATATCTCAATGTCGAGGGACGAGATATTCAGCGATCGTTTAAATATTCGCTCAGTCGTCAAGATATCGAGGATGCTGTCTTTTCAGGACCTTAA
- a CDS encoding type II toxin-antitoxin system VapC family toxin: MSETVYIETSILGYLTARSTKNLILAANTEITKDWWEYRRNDFTLYTSEAVLEEAAQGDTAIASQRLELLRDFPLLELNQAVQELAKRFLDRSNLPLKAKVDAIHIAAATVHAMDYLLTWNCKHIANAQIQRKLAEIGLDFGYRLPILCTPNELMGD; the protein is encoded by the coding sequence ATGAGTGAAACTGTCTACATTGAAACGAGTATCCTGGGTTATCTCACCGCTAGATCAACGAAAAATCTAATCTTGGCTGCAAACACGGAAATCACAAAGGACTGGTGGGAATATCGTCGAAATGATTTCACGCTTTACACTTCGGAAGCAGTTCTAGAAGAAGCGGCACAGGGGGACACAGCGATCGCATCTCAACGGCTAGAGTTACTGCGGGATTTTCCCTTGCTGGAATTGAACCAAGCTGTGCAAGAGTTGGCAAAACGATTTCTCGATCGAAGTAACCTTCCTCTAAAGGCAAAGGTAGATGCAATTCACATCGCCGCCGCGACCGTTCACGCTATGGATTATCTGCTAACTTGGAACTGTAAACATATTGCTAACGCTCAGATTCAAAGGAAGTTGGCAGAGATTGGTCTTGATTTTGGCTATCGGTTGCCGATTCTCTGTACGCCTAATGAGTTGATGGGAGATTAG
- a CDS encoding isoprenyl transferase, translated as MTTAKHPVLRDLPADLDRDRLPRHVAVIMDGNGRWAKRQGKPRIMGHRRGVDVLKDLLRCCRDWGVEALTAYAFSTENWGRPLEEVEFLMTLFERVLRQELREMMKEDVRINFVGNLDALPRSLQAEIERSIVETKDNQGIRFTVATNYGGRQEIIKACRSIAAQVQQGLIQPEEIDESLFERHLYTTGICDPDLMIRTSGEMRLSNFLLWQAAYAELYVTDTLWPDFDRSEFHLALKSYQQRERRFGKVGNKL; from the coding sequence ATGACAACTGCTAAGCACCCCGTTTTAAGAGATTTACCTGCTGATTTAGACCGCGATCGCTTACCTCGCCATGTTGCGGTGATTATGGACGGGAATGGACGATGGGCGAAACGACAAGGGAAACCCCGGATTATGGGGCATCGTCGTGGAGTGGATGTGCTGAAGGATTTACTGCGGTGCTGTCGGGATTGGGGCGTTGAGGCGCTGACGGCTTATGCGTTCTCGACCGAGAACTGGGGACGACCGCTCGAAGAAGTGGAGTTTTTGATGACGCTGTTTGAACGAGTGCTGCGTCAAGAACTGCGCGAAATGATGAAAGAAGATGTGCGGATCAATTTTGTCGGAAATTTGGACGCGCTACCGAGAAGTTTGCAGGCGGAAATTGAGCGATCGATCGTTGAGACTAAAGACAATCAAGGGATTCGCTTCACGGTCGCGACCAATTACGGGGGACGGCAAGAAATTATTAAGGCTTGTCGATCAATCGCGGCTCAAGTTCAACAAGGTTTGATTCAACCGGAAGAGATTGATGAAAGCTTGTTCGAGCGGCATTTATACACAACTGGAATTTGCGATCCGGATCTGATGATTCGGACGAGCGGAGAAATGCGATTGAGTAATTTTCTTCTGTGGCAAGCGGCTTATGCGGAATTGTATGTGACCGATACGTTGTGGCCCGACTTTGATCGTTCTGAATTCCATCTAGCGCTGAAGTCTTATCAGCAACGAGAACGCCGATTTGGGAAAGTTGGCAACAAGCTCTAA
- a CDS encoding M28 family peptidase codes for MQELTERLRSHIEVISRDRDPFFATQGHFYVQQYIREQFSHWGTVEYQAFQVGKRTHYNWILNLAGRENRKPPILIGAHYDAVPNSPGADDNATGVAVLLEMAKAFSEQSARYPIRLVAFDLEENFTQTDTHGNSQYAMSLNGEPLRLMIALEMLGYCNHDRNSQLYPAGLERFYPDQGNFIALIGNIPTIPDLMRLSREIRRSNIGCEWLPAGMRGKIVPDTRRGDHAAFWDRGYRALMVTDTANLRNPNYHKPSDRIETLDFDFLTKVCEGLIHSIRQL; via the coding sequence ATGCAAGAGCTAACTGAAAGACTGCGATCGCATATTGAGGTGATCAGTCGCGATCGCGATCCATTCTTTGCAACTCAAGGACATTTCTACGTTCAGCAATACATTCGCGAACAGTTTTCACACTGGGGAACGGTTGAATATCAGGCGTTTCAAGTGGGAAAGCGCACTCACTACAATTGGATTTTGAATCTAGCAGGGCGCGAGAATCGAAAACCCCCCATTTTGATCGGCGCACATTATGATGCTGTACCAAATTCTCCGGGTGCAGATGACAATGCGACTGGAGTTGCTGTGTTACTAGAAATGGCAAAGGCTTTTTCTGAACAATCTGCCCGTTATCCGATTCGATTAGTTGCTTTTGATCTAGAAGAGAACTTTACGCAAACAGATACACACGGTAACAGTCAGTATGCAATGTCATTGAATGGTGAACCTTTGAGATTGATGATTGCTTTGGAAATGTTGGGATACTGCAATCACGATCGCAATTCACAACTGTATCCCGCAGGATTAGAGCGGTTTTATCCGGATCAAGGAAACTTCATTGCACTAATCGGCAACATTCCAACCATTCCAGATCTGATGCGATTGAGTCGGGAAATTCGTCGATCGAACATTGGATGTGAATGGCTTCCGGCGGGAATGCGGGGCAAGATTGTGCCGGATACTCGTCGGGGTGATCATGCGGCGTTTTGGGATCGAGGCTATCGAGCATTAATGGTGACAGATACCGCAAATTTAAGGAATCCGAACTATCACAAACCGAGCGATCGCATTGAAACACTAGATTTCGATTTTCTAACAAAAGTGTGTGAAGGGCTGATTCATTCCATTCGCCAACTGTAG
- a CDS encoding DUF433 domain-containing protein produces MSELLRRITINPKQCGGRPCIRGMRIRVSDVLDLFAAGLSAEQILEEMPDLEADDLKASLLYASRKLNHPVLVA; encoded by the coding sequence ATGTCAGAGCTACTCAGAAGAATCACGATTAATCCTAAACAGTGTGGCGGTCGCCCTTGCATTCGAGGTATGAGAATTCGAGTATCGGATGTGTTAGATCTATTTGCGGCTGGACTGAGTGCTGAACAAATTTTGGAAGAGATGCCCGATTTGGAAGCAGATGATCTGAAAGCCTCACTTCTCTATGCTTCACGCAAGCTTAATCATCCAGTATTAGTTGCATGA
- a CDS encoding Uma2 family endonuclease, whose amino-acid sequence MTQAKPRFRTFEEYLDYDDGSDRRYELVDGELVELPTESWDAGAISLYLFTQLLQFVPYYLIRHKDAEIAVRSASVKARIPDLMVVTEATAIEMSGQKGLIPLDSEPPILVVEVVSPREPGQQNYDRDYVEKRTEYASRGVPEYWLIDPDRSVVVVLYLEGNQYIEIGAFRNDDRISFRTFANLNLTAAQILNAGR is encoded by the coding sequence ATGACACAAGCCAAACCAAGATTTAGAACCTTCGAGGAATATTTGGATTATGACGATGGTAGCGATCGACGCTATGAATTGGTGGATGGGGAGTTAGTTGAATTGCCTACTGAAAGTTGGGATGCGGGCGCAATTTCGCTTTATTTATTCACACAGCTCCTTCAGTTTGTTCCTTACTATCTGATTCGTCACAAAGACGCAGAAATTGCAGTAAGAAGCGCTTCTGTGAAAGCAAGAATTCCAGATTTGATGGTCGTGACAGAAGCAACTGCGATCGAGATGTCTGGACAAAAAGGACTAATTCCTCTCGATTCTGAGCCTCCAATCCTGGTTGTCGAAGTCGTCTCGCCCAGAGAGCCTGGACAGCAAAATTACGATCGTGATTACGTTGAGAAACGTACAGAATACGCATCGCGAGGCGTTCCAGAATATTGGTTGATTGATCCAGATCGAAGCGTTGTCGTTGTGCTGTATCTGGAGGGAAACCAGTATATAGAAATTGGCGCGTTTAGAAATGATGATCGCATTTCTTTCCGCACTTTCGCTAACCTAAATCTAACTGCTGCTCAAATTCTTAACGCAGGGCGTTAG
- a CDS encoding J domain-containing protein, whose amino-acid sequence MAEEKLGSGGKAAIENTYYGLLGLHPSTSVREIRQAYRERSKLYHPDTTELPQAIATRKFQTLNEAYATLSNPERRAAYDLSIGYSRVVVVRQLPSLHKTDKPEPNSSAYLDATDRPLSPGELFALFILGITFVGCLILAITIGITRGDQAFQPLTANRPPIEQIETAPPSPDQATIESVEIDSFYDATSR is encoded by the coding sequence GTGGCAGAGGAGAAACTAGGTTCAGGTGGCAAAGCCGCGATCGAGAATACCTATTACGGACTGTTAGGACTGCATCCTTCAACTTCGGTACGTGAGATTCGACAGGCATATCGAGAACGGAGTAAGCTGTATCATCCCGATACAACTGAATTACCGCAAGCGATCGCCACTCGAAAATTTCAAACGCTAAATGAAGCTTACGCGACTCTAAGCAATCCTGAACGTCGCGCAGCTTACGATTTGTCGATCGGTTATTCTCGCGTGGTCGTGGTTCGACAGTTACCGAGCTTACACAAAACTGATAAACCAGAGCCAAATTCCTCAGCTTATTTAGACGCAACCGATCGCCCCCTTTCTCCTGGTGAACTCTTCGCCCTTTTCATTCTTGGAATTACCTTTGTTGGCTGTTTGATTTTGGCAATTACGATCGGCATTACTCGCGGCGATCAAGCTTTTCAACCGCTCACAGCGAATCGTCCCCCGATCGAACAAATCGAAACCGCCCCACCTTCCCCAGATCAAGCGACAATAGAATCAGTTGAAATTGATTCTTTTTATGACGCTACCTCCCGGTGA
- a CDS encoding septal ring lytic transglycosylase RlpA family protein — protein MWVASWFSGIPNVGSKLLETPKFLTHVLCHSRVCQSTLSRSSSLQLTSATLQNSPSESSNLSAPNWLSTIEGLILAPTEDPLTDFVGSMQSLFNQLPIVAASQETSSSVAIVEIGFDGTPLTQSETRPKLGFWQCPTTSNRSRGFQIWVKGCQIATLDDRTSATILAQQIAKLIETPDLDASKLKAAIENKQPVAKLDDRIIFTVTDRLSSQLARPAELIAIDWVNNLRIALGQTSIPVVDAQMEMYQLAKTNNSIDGMASWYGPYFHGRQTANGEIFDQNELTAAHPTLPLGTFLKVTNRLNGKSLVVRVNDRGPYFDNRVLDLSRRAAAILNSEDKGVVPIEAVVMQSAVIAQTKKPPQQVARLVTGY, from the coding sequence ATGTGGGTTGCTTCGTGGTTCAGTGGCATTCCCAATGTGGGAAGCAAGCTACTCGAAACACCCAAATTCCTCACTCATGTTCTGTGTCATAGCCGTGTGTGCCAATCCACACTTTCGCGCTCGTCCTCGCTGCAACTGACGAGTGCAACGCTACAGAACTCTCCTTCAGAATCTTCCAACCTGTCTGCCCCCAACTGGCTCAGCACGATCGAAGGCTTGATTCTTGCTCCAACCGAAGATCCGCTCACTGATTTCGTCGGTTCGATGCAATCTCTGTTTAATCAACTCCCGATCGTTGCGGCTTCACAAGAAACTTCTTCCTCGGTCGCGATCGTCGAAATTGGATTCGATGGAACGCCGTTAACGCAAAGCGAAACACGCCCAAAACTCGGATTTTGGCAATGTCCGACTACTTCAAATCGTTCCCGTGGGTTTCAGATTTGGGTCAAGGGCTGTCAAATCGCAACGTTAGACGATCGCACCTCGGCTACGATTCTCGCTCAACAGATCGCAAAACTGATCGAAACGCCAGATCTTGATGCGTCAAAGCTGAAAGCCGCGATCGAGAATAAACAACCTGTTGCGAAATTAGACGATCGCATCATTTTCACCGTCACCGATCGTCTCTCCTCTCAACTCGCCCGCCCTGCGGAATTAATCGCGATCGACTGGGTGAACAATCTCCGCATCGCGCTTGGACAAACCAGCATTCCAGTTGTCGATGCTCAAATGGAGATGTACCAGTTAGCAAAAACGAACAACAGTATCGACGGCATGGCTTCGTGGTATGGTCCCTATTTCCACGGTCGCCAAACCGCAAACGGCGAAATCTTCGACCAAAACGAACTCACCGCAGCGCATCCGACCCTACCACTTGGCACATTTCTCAAAGTCACCAATCGCCTGAACGGGAAAAGCCTAGTCGTCCGAGTCAACGATCGCGGACCGTATTTTGACAATCGCGTCCTCGATTTGTCCCGCCGCGCCGCCGCAATTCTCAACAGTGAAGACAAAGGAGTCGTGCCGATCGAAGCCGTGGTCATGCAGTCTGCCGTCATTGCCCAAACCAAAAAGCCACCGCAGCAGGTCGCCCGATTGGTCACAGGCTATTAG
- a CDS encoding PhzF family phenazine biosynthesis protein, translated as MTLQFYIVDVFAERKYAGNQLAVFRVAASLKTEEMQAIAKEMNYSETTFILSEFPQNGGYPVRIFTPDQELPFAGHPTLGTAFVLQQSIIQESVSIVKLNLAVGQIAVTLNYAERDIDALWMRQNAPEFGQRFDPKTIAPVLGLSLDQIDDRTPIEEVSTGLPFIIVPLKNLEALQQANVDRAALFKLVESTEAKAILIFCPETRSLDNQLSVRVFVEPLGGPPEDPATGSANGCLAAYLVQYAYFGQSSIDIQVEQGYEIGRPSLLMLRAKKENEAFEISVGGNVILVAQGEFV; from the coding sequence ATGACGTTGCAGTTTTACATTGTGGATGTGTTTGCTGAACGCAAATATGCGGGGAATCAACTTGCGGTGTTTCGCGTCGCGGCTTCTCTGAAAACCGAGGAAATGCAAGCGATCGCGAAAGAAATGAACTATTCAGAGACGACATTTATTCTGTCGGAATTTCCGCAGAATGGCGGCTATCCCGTCCGCATTTTTACACCTGACCAAGAGCTTCCATTTGCGGGACATCCTACCCTCGGTACTGCGTTCGTTCTGCAACAGTCAATCATTCAAGAATCCGTATCTATCGTGAAATTGAATCTTGCAGTCGGTCAGATCGCCGTTACATTGAACTACGCCGAAAGAGACATTGATGCCCTGTGGATGCGACAAAACGCACCGGAATTTGGGCAGAGATTTGATCCGAAGACGATCGCGCCTGTCTTAGGATTGAGTTTGGATCAAATTGACGATCGCACTCCGATCGAGGAAGTTTCCACAGGTTTACCCTTTATCATTGTTCCGCTGAAAAACTTAGAGGCATTACAACAAGCGAATGTCGATCGAGCCGCACTATTCAAGCTAGTAGAATCAACAGAAGCGAAAGCGATTTTGATCTTTTGTCCCGAAACACGCAGCTTAGACAATCAACTAAGTGTGCGCGTGTTTGTAGAGCCATTAGGTGGACCGCCAGAAGATCCGGCAACAGGTAGCGCCAATGGATGTCTAGCGGCATATCTAGTTCAATATGCCTACTTTGGTCAGAGTTCTATTGATATTCAAGTGGAGCAAGGTTATGAAATCGGACGACCTTCGTTGCTGATGTTAAGAGCCAAAAAAGAGAATGAAGCTTTTGAGATCTCAGTGGGTGGCAACGTTATTCTGGTAGCTCAAGGTGAGTTTGTTTGA